Proteins from one Cryptomeria japonica chromosome 4, Sugi_1.0, whole genome shotgun sequence genomic window:
- the LOC131061793 gene encoding peroxidase 49 has translation MGQMENTSTSLVLMLVGSALMLWFHPIQAQNGLFHDYYAKSCPKVEAIIQSVVAKAVKKEARIAASLLRLHFHDCFVKGCDASLLLDDTSNFTGEKTANPNRNSARGFNVVDNIKSAVEKACPGVVSCADILAVAARDSVLISGGPSWVVPLGRRDSRGASIQGANNNIPQPNSTHQTLETKFKLKGLNVVDLVVLSAGHTIGLSRCTSFKQRLYNLTGNGKPDPTVDQGYLKQLRTLCPQTGTDDNQTTPLDPVSPTKFDTNYFKNLEVGRGLLITDEILYTTKGSETAALVKFYARHSQAFFQQFAKSIIKMGNITPLIKPRGEIRKNCRKMN, from the exons ATGGGACAAATGGAGAATACTAGTACTTCCCTTGTTCTGATGCTTGTTGGGTCTGCTTTGATGTTATGGTTTCACCCAATACAAGCACAAAATGGTCTCTTCCATGATTATTATGCCAAATCTTGTCCCAAAGTTGAGGCAATCATTCAATCAGTTGTGGCAAAGGCTGTGAAAAAGGAAGCAAGAATAGCTGCTTCCTTGCTTCGACTACATTTTCATGACTGTTTTGTTAAG GGATGTGATGCTTCACTTCTTCTTGACGACACCTCCAACTTCACAGGAGAGAAGACAGCTAATCCCAACAGGAACTCTGCGAGAGGTTTCAACGTTGTGGATAATATAAAGAGTGCAGTGGAGAAAGCCTGTCCAGGTGTTGTGTCTTGTGCTGATATTCTTGCTGTGGCAGCTCGGGATTCAGTACTCATT AGTGGAGGACCTTCATGGGTTGTTCCTTTGGGGAGAAGGGATTCGAGAGGTGCAAGCATACAAGGAGCGAACAATAATATTCCTCAACCCAACTCAACCCATCAGACATTGGAGACCAAATTCAAACTCAAAGGGCTCAACGTGGTTGACCTTGTAGTTCTCTCTG CTGGACACACCATTGGATTATCCAGGTGCACAAGCTTCAAGCAAAGGCTATACAACTTGACAGGAAATGGAAAGCCGGATCCCACTGTGGACCAGGGGTATTTAAAGCAGTTGAGGACTTTATGTCCCCAAACCGGTACAGACGACAACCAAACCACACCACTGGATCCTGTTAGCCCCACTAAATTTGACACAAACTATTTCAAAAACTTGGAAGTAGGAAGAGGTCTTCTCATCACAGATGAGATTCTGTATACTACAAAAGGGAGCGAGACGGCAGCCTTAGTGAAGTTTTATGCCAGGCATTCCCAGGCTTTCTTCCAACAATTTGCTAAGTCTATTATAAAGATGGGCAACATTACTCCTCTCATCAAGCCTCGTGGAGAGATTAGAAAAAACTGTCGTAAAATGAATTAG